In Populus nigra chromosome 10, ddPopNigr1.1, whole genome shotgun sequence, the following proteins share a genomic window:
- the LOC133704267 gene encoding uncharacterized protein LOC133704267: MARSLSVSLTKTYCLTSPTRFSSRLLTLRAQSNIPNSNSPSETDDSSSSTDPLLRKLEDAIHRIIVRRAAPDWLPFLPGSSYWVPSPRSTSGSLGIAHLVEKLANPLSDEESLSTTTVRGWPSSDYFVKGAPAHMMELKLTSKEVESDTTSSNVSHSEDEEG; encoded by the exons ATGGCTCGCTCTCTTTCTGtttctttaacaaaaacatattgcTTAACATCACCAACGAGATTCTCTTCTCGTTTGCTTACCCTTAGAGCACAATCAAACATTCCTAACAGCAACAGTCCATCAGAAACTGATGATTCCTCTTCATCAACCGACCCCTTGCTTAGAAAGCTAGAAGATGCAATCCATCGGATCATTGTGCGGCGTGCTGCACCTGATTGGCTACCTTTCTTGCCCGGATCTTCTTACTGGGTCCCATCTCCTAGATCTACATCTGGCTCTCTTGGGATTGCTCATCTTGTTGAGAAATTGGCTAATCCTTTGTCCGATGAGGAGTCCCTTTCCACCACTACTGTTAGAGGATGGCCCTCCTCTGATTACTTTGTTAAAG gTGCACCTGCACATATGATGGAGTTAAAGTTGACTTCGAAGGAAGTAGAGTCAGATACTACTTCAAGTAACGTGTCTCACTCTGAGGACGAGGAAGGGTAG